A region from the Aegilops tauschii subsp. strangulata cultivar AL8/78 chromosome 5, Aet v6.0, whole genome shotgun sequence genome encodes:
- the LOC109783158 gene encoding uncharacterized protein: MASLGRLKSAIFDREERKMQYQSHIRGLNAYHRHKKFMKDYVQFYGHEKNVDNSLPIKTDKDTLREGYRFILSEEDDMDSTWEKRLVKRYYDKLFKEYCIADMTQYKKCKIGLRWRTEKEVISGKGQFICGNRHCDEKHGLGSYEVNFSYVEAGEQKQALVKLVACKRCAEKLAYKRLKEKEKEKEEDPYGEKEIELKDRDKRKREHEESDDTSEDEAKKDRRKKKDWKGASSRSSGNKDEGFEEFLEGMFP, encoded by the exons ATGGCATCGCTGGGGCGGCTCAAGTCCGCCATCTTCGATAGGGAGGAGAGGAAGAT GCAGTACCAGTCGCATATCCGGGGGCTCAACGCGTACCATCGCCATAAGAAGTTCATGAAGGATTATG TTCAGTTTTATGGCCATGAGAAAAATGTGGATAACAGTCTGCCCATCAAAACTGATAAAGATACATTGAGAGAAGGATACAG GTTCATTCTTTCCGAGGAAGACGACATGGATTCAACTTGGGAGAAGAGGCTGGTCAAACGTTACTATGACAAGCTTTTTAAAGA GTATTGCATTGCTGACATGACCCAGTATAAAAAATGCAAG ATTGGATTGAGATGGAGAACAGAAAAGGAAGTGATATCTGGCAAAG GGCAATTTATCTGTGGCAATAGGCATTGTGATGAAAAACATGGGCTAGGTAGTTATGAG GTGAATTTTTCTTATGTTGAAGCAGGGGAGCAGAAACAAGCACTAGTGAAGCTGGTAGCTTGCAAGAG ATGTGCAGAAAAGCTTGCTTACAAGAGGCTGAAGGAGAAAGAGAAAGAGAAGGAGGAGGATCCCTATGGTGAAAAGGAAATTGAGTTGAAAGACAGGGACAAGAGAAAGAG AGAGCATGAAGAAAGTGATGACACCTCTGAGGATGAGGCCAAGAAAGatagaagaaagaaaaaag ATTGGAAGGGGGCTTCTTCAAGGAGTTCAGGAAACAAGGATGAAGGTTTCGAAGAGTTCCTCGAAGGCATGTTCCCATGA